A portion of the Pseudomonas sp. GR 6-02 genome contains these proteins:
- a CDS encoding CoA-transferase subunit beta, with product MTYTTNEMMTVAAARRLKNGSVCFVGIGLPSKAANLARLTSSPDVVLIYESGPIGAKPSVLPLSIGDGELAETADTVVPTGEIFRYWLQGGRIDVGFLGAAQVDRFGNINTTVVGDYHQPKVRLPGAGGAPEIAGSAKSVLIILKQSARSFVDKLDFITSVGHGEGGDSRKRLGLPGAGPVGIITDLCIMEPEAGTHEFVVTALHPGVTREQVIAATGWPIRFADAVENTAEPTEVELTALRDLEARTAAAHGQAPGEA from the coding sequence ATGACTTACACCACCAATGAAATGATGACCGTCGCCGCCGCCCGCCGCCTGAAAAACGGTTCGGTGTGCTTCGTTGGTATCGGCCTGCCGTCGAAAGCCGCCAACCTGGCGCGACTGACGTCCTCGCCCGATGTAGTCCTGATCTACGAATCGGGTCCGATCGGTGCCAAGCCAAGCGTACTGCCATTGTCGATCGGTGACGGCGAGCTGGCGGAAACCGCCGACACCGTCGTCCCGACCGGCGAGATTTTTCGCTACTGGCTGCAGGGCGGGCGCATTGACGTCGGCTTCCTCGGCGCCGCGCAAGTCGATCGCTTCGGCAACATCAACACCACGGTAGTCGGCGACTACCATCAGCCGAAAGTTCGCCTGCCGGGTGCAGGTGGCGCGCCGGAGATCGCCGGTTCCGCCAAGAGCGTGCTGATCATCCTCAAGCAGTCGGCGCGTTCGTTCGTCGACAAGCTCGACTTCATTACCTCGGTTGGTCATGGCGAGGGCGGTGATTCGCGCAAACGTCTCGGCCTGCCAGGCGCCGGTCCTGTCGGCATTATTACCGACCTGTGCATCATGGAACCGGAAGCCGGCACCCATGAATTCGTGGTCACCGCGCTGCACCCAGGGGTGACCCGCGAGCAAGTGATCGCGGCCACCGGTTGGCCGATTCGTTTTGCCGACGCCGTTGAAAACACTGCCGAGCCAACCGAAGTCGAGTTGACCGCGCTGCGTGATCTGGAAGCCCGCACTGCGGCGGCCCACGGCCAAGCACCCGGAGAAGCCTGA
- a CDS encoding CoA transferase subunit A, producing MAEILSLHDAVKQFVNDGDTVALEGFTHLIPTAAGHEIIRQGKKDLTLVRMTPDLIYDQLIGAGCARKLIFSWGGNPGVGSLHRLRDAVERQWPHALEIEEHSHADLANAYVAGASGLPFAVLRAYAGSDLPKVNPLIKTVTCPFTGEVLAAVPSVRPDVTVIHAQKADRQGNVLLWGILGVQKEAALAAKRCIVTVEEIVDDLNAPMNACVLPTWALSAVCHVPGGAHPSYAHGYTERDNRFYQAWDPIARDRETFTAWINEYIHGCADFSEFQAKLAAASEAK from the coding sequence ATGGCTGAAATCCTTTCGCTGCATGACGCGGTGAAGCAGTTCGTCAACGACGGCGATACCGTCGCGCTCGAAGGCTTCACTCACCTGATTCCTACGGCGGCCGGTCACGAAATCATTCGCCAGGGCAAGAAAGATCTGACCCTGGTGCGGATGACGCCTGACCTGATCTACGACCAGTTGATCGGTGCCGGTTGTGCTCGCAAACTGATTTTCTCCTGGGGCGGCAACCCTGGCGTCGGTTCGCTGCACCGTCTGCGCGACGCAGTCGAGCGGCAGTGGCCGCATGCGCTGGAAATCGAAGAGCACAGCCACGCCGACCTGGCCAATGCCTACGTCGCGGGCGCTTCGGGCTTACCGTTCGCGGTGCTGCGAGCCTACGCCGGTTCCGACCTGCCGAAGGTCAACCCGCTGATCAAGACCGTCACGTGCCCGTTCACCGGCGAAGTGCTGGCGGCGGTGCCGTCGGTGCGCCCGGACGTCACCGTGATTCACGCGCAGAAAGCCGACCGCCAAGGCAACGTGCTGCTCTGGGGCATTCTCGGGGTGCAGAAAGAAGCGGCGCTGGCGGCCAAGCGTTGCATCGTCACCGTCGAAGAAATCGTCGATGACCTCAATGCACCGATGAACGCTTGCGTGCTGCCGACCTGGGCTCTGAGCGCGGTCTGCCACGTACCGGGCGGCGCGCATCCGTCCTACGCCCACGGTTACACCGAGCGTGACAACCGCTTCTACCAGGCCTGGGACCCGATTGCCCGCGACCGTGAAACCTTCACCGCGTGGATCAACGAGTACATCCACGGCTGCGCTGACTTCAGCGAGTTCCAGGCCAAGCTGGCCGCTGCTTCGGAGGCCAAGTAA
- the pcaR gene encoding pca regulon transcriptional regulator PcaR has product MNDQMRNSFASVAPPIVASPAKRIQALTGDPDFMTSLARGLAVVQAFQERKRHLTIAQISHRTEIPRAAVRRCLHTLIKLGYATTDGRTYSLLPKVLTLGHAYLSSTPLAVSAQPYLDRMSEQLHEACNMATLEGDDILYIARSATTQRLISVDLSVGGRLPAYCTSMGRILLAALDDTSLREYLDHADLQAKTSRTLHTPEALLECLQEVRRQGWCIVDQELEQGLRSIAVPVYDASGQVVAALNVSTHAGRVSRSELEQRFLPGLLSASRDLSAQLFA; this is encoded by the coding sequence ATGAACGATCAAATGCGCAATTCCTTCGCTTCAGTGGCGCCGCCGATCGTCGCCTCGCCCGCCAAGCGAATCCAGGCCCTGACCGGTGACCCGGATTTCATGACTTCCCTGGCCCGTGGCCTGGCGGTGGTGCAAGCGTTCCAGGAGCGCAAGCGGCACCTGACCATTGCACAGATCAGCCACCGCACGGAAATTCCCCGCGCCGCTGTGCGACGTTGCCTGCATACGCTGATCAAGCTCGGCTACGCCACCACCGACGGGCGCACCTATTCGCTGCTGCCCAAAGTCTTGACCCTGGGCCATGCCTATCTGTCGTCGACTCCACTGGCGGTGTCTGCCCAGCCGTACCTGGACCGCATGAGCGAGCAACTGCACGAGGCCTGCAACATGGCCACGCTGGAGGGCGATGACATTTTGTACATTGCGCGCTCGGCGACTACCCAGCGGCTGATTTCCGTCGACCTCTCGGTGGGTGGGCGCTTGCCGGCCTATTGCACCTCCATGGGCCGGATTCTGCTCGCCGCGCTGGACGACACGTCGCTGCGCGAATACCTCGACCATGCAGACTTGCAAGCCAAGACCAGTCGCACCCTGCATACCCCCGAAGCCTTGCTCGAATGCCTTCAAGAAGTACGGCGACAAGGCTGGTGCATCGTCGATCAGGAACTGGAGCAAGGCCTGCGCTCGATTGCCGTGCCGGTGTATGACGCTTCTGGCCAGGTAGTGGCGGCGCTGAACGTCAGCACCCATGCCGGCCGGGTCAGCCGCAGCGAGCTGGAGCAACGTTTCCTGCCCGGTTTGTTGAGTGCCAGCCGCGACTTGAGTGCGCAGCTGTTCGCCTAA
- a CDS encoding MFS transporter: MNQPQSAVGNCLDVQSFINAQPISRYQWRVVILCFLIVFLDGLDTAAMGFIAPALSQDWGIDRASLGPVMSAALIGMVFGALGSGPLADRFGRKVVLVGAVLLFGAFSLASAYSTNVDQLLVLRFLTGLGLGAGMPNATTLLSEYTPERKKSLLVTSMFCGFNLGMAGGGFISAKLIPAFGWHSLLMIGGILPLILTVVLLLWLPESARYLVVRNRGTDKVRKALAPIDPALVAQASSFSVPEQKTVKARNVFAVIFSGTYSTGTLLLWLTYFMGLVIVYLLTSWLPTLMRDSGASMEQAAFIGALFQLGGVLSAVGVGWAMDRFNPHKVIGTFYLLAGVFAYAVGQSLGNIAVLATLVLVAGMCVNGAQSAMPSLAARFYPTQGRATGVSWMLGIGRFGAILGAWMGATLLGLGWNFEQVLTALVIPAALATTAVVIKGMVSHADAT, encoded by the coding sequence ATGAACCAGCCTCAGTCTGCTGTAGGGAACTGCCTCGACGTGCAGTCCTTCATCAACGCTCAACCCATTTCGCGCTACCAATGGCGGGTGGTGATCCTGTGTTTCCTGATTGTCTTCCTCGATGGCCTCGACACCGCGGCCATGGGGTTTATCGCGCCGGCATTGTCCCAGGACTGGGGCATCGATCGCGCCAGCCTCGGCCCGGTGATGAGTGCGGCACTGATCGGCATGGTCTTTGGCGCCTTGGGTTCCGGGCCGTTGGCTGACCGCTTCGGGCGAAAAGTCGTACTGGTAGGTGCGGTGTTGCTGTTCGGTGCGTTCAGCCTGGCATCGGCTTACAGCACCAATGTCGATCAACTGCTGGTGCTGCGTTTCCTCACCGGCCTGGGCCTGGGCGCCGGCATGCCGAACGCGACCACGCTGCTGTCCGAATACACCCCGGAACGCAAGAAATCCCTGCTGGTGACCAGCATGTTCTGCGGCTTCAACCTCGGCATGGCCGGGGGCGGTTTCATCTCGGCCAAACTGATCCCGGCCTTCGGCTGGCACAGCCTGTTGATGATCGGCGGGATTCTGCCGCTGATACTCACCGTCGTTTTGCTGTTGTGGTTGCCTGAATCGGCGCGCTATCTGGTGGTGCGCAATCGCGGTACCGACAAAGTGCGCAAGGCTCTGGCACCGATCGACCCAGCGCTGGTGGCCCAGGCTTCGAGCTTCAGCGTGCCGGAACAGAAAACCGTGAAGGCACGCAATGTGTTCGCGGTGATCTTCTCCGGCACTTACAGCACCGGCACATTGTTGCTGTGGCTGACGTACTTCATGGGGCTGGTGATTGTTTATCTGCTGACCAGTTGGTTGCCGACGCTGATGCGTGACAGCGGCGCGAGCATGGAGCAGGCCGCATTCATTGGTGCACTGTTCCAGCTGGGTGGGGTGTTGAGCGCAGTGGGCGTGGGTTGGGCGATGGACCGGTTCAATCCGCACAAGGTCATCGGCACTTTCTACCTGTTGGCCGGGGTGTTTGCCTACGCGGTAGGGCAGAGCCTGGGCAACATCGCCGTGCTGGCGACCCTGGTGCTGGTGGCCGGGATGTGTGTCAACGGCGCGCAATCGGCAATGCCGTCGCTGGCGGCGCGTTTTTACCCGACGCAAGGGCGGGCGACCGGTGTGTCGTGGATGCTTGGGATTGGCCGCTTCGGCGCGATCCTCGGGGCGTGGATGGGCGCGACGTTGCTGGGCCTGGGCTGGAACTTCGAGCAGGTGTTGACGGCTCTGGTGATTCCGGCCGCGTTGGCGACCACGGCGGTGGTGATCAAGGGCATGGTCAGCCATGCGGATGCGACCTGA